From the genome of Haemophilus parainfluenzae, one region includes:
- a CDS encoding oligopeptide/dipeptide ABC transporter ATP-binding protein gives MALLDIRNLNIEIQTPNGRMKIVDGVNLSLNEGEILGLVGESGSGKSLIAKVISNSIKDNWIVTADRFRFNDIELLKLTPNQRRKIVGKEISMIFQNPLSCLDPSRKIGKQLIQSIPNWTFKGRWWQWFGWKKRRAIELLHRVGIKDHQDIMASYPNELTEGEGQKVMIAVAVANQPRLLIADEPTNSLESITALQIFRLLSSMNQNQGTTILLASNDLKSISEWCDSISVLYCGQNTESGPTDQILEMPHHPYTQALLYSVPDFSRPLGFKSKLGTLEGTVPILEQMPIGCRLGPRCPFAQRECIQKPSRYRIKQHEFSCHHPINLRERQFKDKIATSPLTLNTESKGNE, from the coding sequence ATGGCGCTGTTAGATATTCGCAATCTTAATATTGAAATTCAAACACCAAACGGTCGCATGAAAATTGTGGACGGCGTCAATCTTTCGCTTAATGAAGGGGAAATTCTAGGGCTCGTCGGTGAATCAGGTTCCGGTAAAAGTTTAATCGCTAAAGTAATCAGTAATTCCATTAAAGATAACTGGATTGTCACCGCTGACCGTTTTCGTTTTAATGATATTGAATTGCTTAAACTGACACCGAATCAACGTCGAAAAATCGTTGGAAAAGAAATTTCAATGATATTCCAAAACCCATTAAGCTGTCTTGACCCAAGTCGAAAAATTGGTAAACAGCTTATTCAAAGTATTCCGAATTGGACCTTTAAAGGTCGTTGGTGGCAATGGTTTGGTTGGAAAAAACGTCGTGCAATTGAATTACTGCATCGTGTAGGGATTAAAGACCACCAAGATATTATGGCGAGTTATCCTAATGAGCTCACTGAAGGTGAAGGCCAAAAGGTGATGATTGCCGTAGCAGTGGCAAATCAACCTCGTCTCTTAATTGCAGATGAACCCACTAATTCTTTGGAATCCATTACGGCATTGCAAATTTTCCGTTTGCTTTCAAGTATGAACCAAAACCAAGGTACAACAATTTTATTAGCCAGTAACGATCTTAAAAGTATCAGTGAATGGTGTGATAGCATTTCTGTTCTTTATTGTGGGCAAAATACAGAGTCTGGGCCAACCGACCAAATATTAGAAATGCCTCATCATCCTTATACACAAGCATTGCTTTACTCTGTTCCCGATTTTAGTCGCCCTTTAGGTTTTAAAAGCAAATTAGGGACATTAGAAGGAACTGTGCCGATTTTAGAACAAATGCCGATTGGTTGTCGTTTAGGACCTCGCTGCCCTTTTGCTCAGCGTGAATGTATTCAAAAGCCAAGCCGATATCGCATTAAACAACATGAGTTTTCCTGCCATCATCCGATTAATCTTCGAGAACGGCAGTTTAAAGATAAAATTGCAACTTCACCGCTTACGCTAAATACCGAATCAAAAGGAAACGAATAA
- a CDS encoding ATP-binding cassette domain-containing protein, with product MPLLQVENLSKTFDEPAKLFGFEQFYAVKDVSFTLNRKETLAIIGKNGSGKSTLVKMIAGITPPASGKILFNDLPLKFEDFHYRAQHIRMVFQDANSAFNPRLNIGQALDAPLRLITDWDEEARNEKIFETLSLVGLYPDYTNLKIKHLSVSQKQRIALARALILQPEIIIIDDALSTLDASVRIQLLNLILDLQEHLGISYIYVGQNLGIIKHIADQVLVMDDGEIIESGTPREIFSNPQNNITRLLVESHFGQLLDENAWQTTTS from the coding sequence ATGCCATTATTACAAGTGGAAAATCTCAGTAAAACCTTTGATGAACCCGCAAAACTTTTTGGTTTCGAGCAGTTTTATGCGGTAAAAGACGTCAGCTTTACGCTTAACCGTAAAGAAACGCTTGCGATTATCGGTAAAAATGGTTCGGGTAAATCGACCTTAGTAAAAATGATCGCAGGGATAACTCCCCCTGCTTCAGGAAAAATCTTATTTAATGATTTACCATTAAAATTCGAAGATTTTCACTATCGCGCACAGCATATTCGAATGGTTTTCCAAGATGCGAATTCAGCGTTTAACCCGCGTTTAAATATTGGACAAGCCTTAGATGCACCACTACGATTAATTACCGATTGGGATGAAGAGGCTCGCAATGAAAAGATCTTTGAAACGCTCTCATTGGTAGGGCTTTATCCTGATTATACTAATCTGAAAATTAAACACCTTTCGGTCAGTCAAAAACAGCGTATCGCCTTAGCTCGTGCGCTGATTCTTCAACCTGAGATCATTATTATTGATGATGCATTGAGTACATTAGATGCCTCTGTGCGTATTCAATTGCTTAATCTGATTTTAGATTTACAAGAACATTTAGGGATTTCCTATATTTATGTTGGACAAAATTTAGGCATTATCAAACATATTGCCGATCAAGTTTTGGTGATGGATGATGGTGAAATTATCGAATCTGGTACACCAAGAGAGATCTTTTCTAATCCTCAAAATAATATTACTCGCCTGCTTGTAGAAAGCCATTTTGGTCAATTACTTGATGAAAATGCTTGGCAAACAACGACTTCCTAA
- a CDS encoding bile acid:sodium symporter family protein — protein MQALLKLTNFVSKTFALWAIVFALLAFLFPEQFKIFAPYIPYLLGLVMFGMGITLTFADFSEVAKHPKSVFIGVAGQFIIMPAIAFGLAKTFDLPADLAVGVILVGSCPGGTSSNVMTYLAKGNTALSVACTTISTLLSPVLTPAIFYVLASQWLDIDAGAMFMSVLKMVLFPIFLGLVVRALFKKQVEQASQTMPLVSVISIVLILAAVVAVSKDKIVESGLLIFSVVVLHNCLGYLIGYFAAKLFKLNTADSKAVAIEVGMQNSGLGAALAAAHFNPIAAVPSALFSFWHNVSGPILANIFSNIKNEK, from the coding sequence ATGCAAGCGTTATTAAAACTCACTAACTTTGTGAGCAAAACTTTCGCACTATGGGCGATTGTTTTTGCTCTTCTCGCCTTTCTCTTCCCTGAGCAATTCAAAATTTTTGCACCATACATTCCTTACCTTTTGGGTTTGGTGATGTTTGGTATGGGGATTACCTTAACTTTTGCTGATTTCAGCGAAGTGGCTAAACACCCAAAATCTGTGTTTATTGGTGTAGCGGGTCAATTTATCATTATGCCAGCTATTGCATTTGGATTAGCAAAAACCTTTGATTTGCCTGCTGATTTAGCGGTTGGTGTGATTCTTGTGGGTTCTTGCCCGGGTGGTACATCATCAAACGTAATGACTTATTTAGCGAAAGGTAACACCGCGCTTTCTGTTGCTTGTACGACAATCTCAACCTTACTTTCACCAGTATTAACCCCTGCTATTTTCTATGTATTAGCAAGCCAATGGTTAGATATTGATGCAGGTGCAATGTTTATGTCTGTATTAAAAATGGTGTTGTTCCCAATTTTCTTAGGTCTAGTTGTTCGTGCGCTCTTCAAAAAACAAGTGGAGCAAGCAAGCCAAACTATGCCATTAGTGTCTGTTATTTCTATCGTCTTAATCTTGGCTGCCGTTGTAGCTGTAAGTAAGGATAAAATCGTAGAATCAGGCCTATTAATTTTCAGTGTTGTGGTTTTACATAACTGCTTAGGCTATTTAATTGGTTACTTTGCAGCAAAATTATTTAAACTTAATACGGCGGATAGTAAAGCAGTAGCAATCGAAGTAGGTATGCAAAACTCAGGTTTAGGTGCTGCACTGGCAGCCGCTCATTTCAATCCAATTGCCGCAGTACCAAGTGCTTTATTTAGTTTCTGGCACAATGTATCGGGTCCAATTTTGGCAAATATTTTCTCCAATATCAAAAATGAAAAATAA
- the sppA gene encoding signal peptide peptidase SppA, whose translation MNVILSVLKFCCKAFNFIRNLVMNFVFLLFVLALIVLVSLFSDGKKSQVLSGDQGALYLNLTGYLADNTEDMLSWQEEFQRLNNEKVSYKYSTFDVVQSILSAKDDERIRGLVLNLNDFEGGDLPSLEYVGKAIQSFKESEKPVIAYADNYTQAEYFLASFANDIYLNPIGQVGIQGLRQENLYFKSMLEKLEITPHIFRVGTYKSAVEPFLRDDMSPEAKANMQKWLGGMWQNYMQTLMVNRHITANDVLPNAQKYISDLKALKGDETAYVKKRQLVTQFATRLDLDKKLTALFGQGEEGKAKLVDFEDYLSDLGDRFSVDPNEKNIVAVVNVEGTIIDGESDEESAGGDTIAKLLRQAYDNEKVKAVVLRVNSPGGSAVASEIIRQETENLQKAGKPVVVSMGGMAASGGYWISSTADYIVADKNTITGSIGIFALFPTFENTIKKMGMSTDGVATTDLAETSALSPLGKNTQDIYQLGIENGYERFLDVVSRGRQLSKDKVDKIAQGQVWLGQDAQKNGLVDELGDIDVAIDKVVALVNQHPDKYMDNFSVQWLVDEDNSFFAKLDRKLKQKGQALLTNWLGLPQEVHQVKKQLNVLSQFNDPKGQYLYCLNCGSVK comes from the coding sequence ATGAATGTCATCTTAAGCGTATTGAAATTTTGTTGTAAAGCGTTCAATTTTATCCGAAATCTTGTGATGAATTTTGTGTTCTTACTGTTTGTTTTAGCGTTGATTGTGCTCGTCAGCCTTTTTAGTGATGGTAAGAAAAGCCAAGTTTTATCAGGCGATCAAGGTGCATTATATTTAAATTTAACAGGCTATCTTGCAGATAACACAGAGGATATGCTGAGTTGGCAAGAGGAATTTCAACGTTTAAATAATGAAAAGGTCTCGTATAAATATTCTACGTTTGATGTGGTGCAAAGTATTTTATCTGCGAAAGATGATGAACGAATTCGTGGTTTAGTGCTGAATTTAAATGACTTTGAAGGGGGCGATCTTCCCTCATTAGAATATGTAGGAAAAGCGATTCAAAGCTTCAAAGAGTCAGAAAAGCCGGTTATTGCTTATGCTGATAATTACACGCAGGCAGAGTATTTCCTCGCGAGTTTTGCGAATGACATTTATCTCAATCCAATTGGGCAAGTCGGTATTCAAGGTTTGCGTCAGGAAAACCTTTACTTTAAATCCATGCTCGAAAAACTTGAAATCACACCTCATATTTTCCGTGTGGGGACTTATAAGTCCGCGGTAGAACCTTTCTTGCGTGATGATATGTCACCAGAAGCAAAAGCAAATATGCAAAAATGGCTTGGTGGCATGTGGCAAAACTATATGCAAACATTAATGGTTAATCGTCATATTACCGCCAATGATGTATTACCGAATGCACAAAAATACATTAGTGATTTAAAAGCGCTAAAAGGTGATGAAACGGCTTATGTGAAAAAACGTCAGTTAGTGACACAGTTTGCGACAAGATTGGATTTAGATAAAAAATTGACCGCACTTTTCGGTCAAGGTGAAGAAGGCAAAGCCAAATTAGTCGATTTTGAAGATTATTTATCTGATTTAGGCGATCGTTTCTCTGTGGATCCAAATGAAAAAAATATCGTTGCGGTAGTGAATGTCGAAGGGACAATTATTGATGGTGAAAGCGATGAAGAATCAGCTGGCGGCGATACCATTGCGAAGTTATTGAGACAAGCCTACGATAACGAGAAAGTGAAGGCGGTTGTTCTCCGTGTTAACTCACCGGGTGGCAGTGCAGTTGCATCAGAAATTATTCGCCAGGAAACTGAAAATCTTCAAAAAGCAGGCAAACCTGTTGTAGTATCAATGGGAGGCATGGCAGCTTCTGGTGGTTATTGGATTTCTTCAACTGCTGACTATATTGTGGCAGATAAAAATACGATTACGGGGTCAATCGGGATTTTTGCATTATTCCCAACCTTTGAAAATACAATCAAAAAAATGGGAATGAGTACTGATGGTGTAGCGACAACGGATCTCGCGGAAACGTCAGCTTTAAGTCCATTGGGTAAAAATACACAGGATATTTATCAACTTGGTATCGAAAATGGTTATGAGCGTTTCTTAGATGTGGTAAGCCGTGGTCGTCAATTATCAAAAGATAAAGTGGATAAAATTGCGCAGGGCCAAGTGTGGTTAGGGCAAGATGCACAGAAAAATGGCTTAGTGGATGAATTAGGCGATATTGATGTAGCCATTGATAAAGTAGTCGCACTAGTCAATCAACATCCCGATAAATACATGGATAATTTCAGCGTGCAATGGTTGGTTGATGAAGATAATAGTTTCTTCGCTAAATTAGATCGCAAGCTTAAACAAAAAGGTCAAGCGTTACTGACAAATTGGTTAGGGTTGCCACAGGAAGTGCATCAAGTGAAAAAACAACTGAATGTGTTAAGTCAATTTAATGATCCAAAAGGGCAGTATTTATATTGTTTAAATTGTGGTTCAGTGAAGTAA
- a CDS encoding nitroreductase family protein — protein MDALTLLTQRKSNKKLTAPAPSQVQLEQMFQAALHTPDHGKLEPYHFVVIQGTGLSKLESLLKAAVTEFDLGEERLKKAENFARRAPMVIAVIAKINHEVKKVPGWEQMLTAGAATYAIQLAGNALGFESFWATGPLVEGRELREAFGCNKNDKIVALLQIGTAAEKLERDCKPKDLSRFVSHL, from the coding sequence ATGGATGCATTAACCCTTTTAACACAACGTAAATCGAATAAAAAATTAACCGCACCAGCCCCTAGCCAAGTGCAATTAGAACAAATGTTTCAAGCCGCTTTACATACACCTGATCATGGTAAACTTGAGCCTTATCATTTCGTGGTAATCCAAGGCACTGGTTTAAGTAAATTGGAAAGCTTGCTCAAAGCGGCGGTGACTGAATTTGATTTAGGTGAAGAACGATTAAAAAAAGCAGAGAATTTTGCACGCCGTGCGCCGATGGTCATTGCGGTGATTGCTAAAATTAATCATGAAGTGAAAAAAGTACCAGGTTGGGAACAAATGCTTACTGCAGGTGCAGCAACTTATGCGATTCAACTTGCGGGCAATGCATTGGGTTTTGAAAGTTTTTGGGCAACTGGTCCTCTCGTTGAGGGACGTGAATTACGTGAAGCATTTGGTTGTAACAAAAATGATAAGATCGTTGCCTTATTACAAATTGGTACAGCAGCTGAAAAATTAGAAAGAGACTGTAAACCAAAAGATTTATCACGTTTCGTGAGCCATCTATAA
- the metX gene encoding homoserine O-acetyltransferase MetX — translation MAVQNVVLFQDNPLQLTLGGQLSPINVAYQTYGTLNADKSNAVLICHALTGDAEPYFDEPNKDGWWQNFMGDGLAFDTSKYFFICSNVLGGCKGTTGPSSINPTTGKPYGSQFPNIIVQDIIKVQKALLDYLGITHLKAIVGGSFGGMQATQWAIDYPDFMDNIVNLCSSIFFSAEAIGFNHVMRQAVINDPNFNNGDYYEGTPPNQGLSIARMLGMLTYRTDVQLAKAFGRATKSEGQFWGDHFQVESYLSYQGKKFLERFDANTYLHLLRALDLYDPSVGYTDVKEALSRIKACYTLVSVTTDQLFKSIDLHKSKQLLEQAGVDLRFYEFPSDYGHDAFLVDYTAFENKIRSGLEGEFE, via the coding sequence ATGGCTGTGCAAAATGTCGTGCTTTTTCAAGACAATCCCCTCCAATTAACATTGGGTGGGCAGCTTTCGCCTATCAATGTCGCGTATCAAACTTACGGCACTTTAAATGCAGATAAAAGCAATGCTGTATTGATTTGTCATGCCTTAACGGGAGATGCAGAACCTTATTTTGATGAACCGAATAAAGATGGTTGGTGGCAAAATTTTATGGGAGATGGCCTCGCATTTGACACATCTAAATATTTTTTCATTTGTTCAAATGTATTAGGCGGTTGTAAAGGAACAACGGGACCAAGCTCAATTAATCCCACTACGGGAAAACCTTACGGTAGCCAGTTCCCCAATATTATTGTTCAAGATATTATCAAAGTACAAAAAGCGTTACTTGACTATCTCGGTATAACACATCTAAAAGCGATAGTGGGCGGCTCTTTTGGCGGTATGCAAGCTACACAATGGGCAATTGATTATCCGGATTTTATGGATAATATTGTGAATCTTTGCTCTTCAATTTTCTTCAGTGCGGAAGCTATTGGGTTTAATCATGTGATGCGTCAGGCTGTCATTAATGATCCGAATTTTAATAATGGTGATTATTATGAAGGGACACCGCCTAATCAAGGTCTTTCTATTGCTCGTATGTTGGGAATGTTAACGTATCGGACAGATGTACAGTTAGCCAAGGCATTTGGACGAGCGACTAAATCTGAAGGACAATTTTGGGGTGATCACTTTCAAGTGGAATCCTATTTGAGTTATCAAGGTAAAAAATTCTTAGAGCGTTTTGATGCTAACACCTATTTGCATTTATTGCGTGCTCTTGATCTGTATGATCCTAGCGTAGGGTATACGGATGTCAAAGAAGCCTTATCTCGAATTAAAGCCTGCTATACATTGGTTTCAGTGACAACAGATCAACTATTTAAATCCATTGATTTGCATAAAAGTAAACAGCTTTTAGAGCAAGCAGGCGTGGATTTAAGATTCTACGAATTCCCATCGGATTATGGTCACGATGCATTTTTAGTGGACTATACAGCGTTTGAAAATAAAATCCGAAGTGGATTAGAAGGTGAGTTTGAATAA
- a CDS encoding SanA/YdcF family protein has translation MQLSKMRLKMTALSWLSRLPLKKLLGYALGLGLLVLIGCFTIDRAISFYVQDRVYEDVETLPHRHYALVLGTSKYVAKGKTNKYYDYRLEASKYLIDQNKVDYLLLSGDNRTLQYNEPRTMFLDLRKMGVSESVMFKDFAGFRTLDSVVRANKVFQVPSFTIISQKFHCERALLIAKHYDIDAICFTAKQPEVYFGTRVREMFARVKAVLDLIIGVKPYFLGTPEPLPMPTE, from the coding sequence ATGCAACTATCCAAAATGCGGTTAAAAATGACCGCACTTTCATGGCTCTCTCGCCTTCCGCTGAAAAAACTCCTCGGCTACGCTTTGGGGTTAGGTTTACTCGTCTTGATTGGTTGCTTCACCATTGATCGTGCTATTAGTTTCTATGTACAAGATCGCGTTTATGAAGACGTTGAAACGCTCCCACATCGCCACTATGCATTAGTATTGGGCACATCCAAATATGTCGCCAAAGGTAAAACCAACAAATATTACGACTACCGTTTGGAAGCATCAAAATACTTAATCGATCAAAATAAAGTTGATTATTTACTGCTAAGTGGTGATAACCGCACGCTTCAATATAACGAGCCTCGTACCATGTTTTTGGACCTACGTAAAATGGGCGTGTCTGAAAGCGTTATGTTTAAAGATTTTGCAGGATTCCGCACCTTAGACTCTGTTGTGCGAGCAAATAAAGTTTTCCAAGTTCCCTCCTTTACGATCATTAGTCAAAAATTCCATTGTGAACGTGCTCTGCTTATTGCTAAACATTATGATATTGATGCCATTTGTTTCACCGCGAAACAGCCAGAAGTTTATTTTGGGACGCGTGTCCGCGAAATGTTTGCTCGCGTGAAAGCCGTATTAGACTTAATCATCGGGGTAAAACCTTACTTTCTTGGCACGCCAGAACCACTGCCAATGCCTACTGAATAG
- the lysC gene encoding lysine-sensitive aspartokinase 3, with product MSHLSVAKFGGTSVANYSAMQACAKIVIADPNTRVVVLSASAGVTNLLVALANGVEAEERAKLIGEVRQIQENILNELKDDSRIRPIIEKYLENITALSEAASLATSLALTDELISHGEMMSTQIFIEVLRELQTSATWVDVRTLVATNDNFGKAAPDDAQTQANCDNLLKPLIDRGELVITQGFIGREPGGKTTTLGRGGSDYSAALLAEVLNAKDVLIWTDVAGIYTTDPRIVPNAQRIDTMSFAEAAEMATFGAKVLHPATLLPAVRSNIPVYVGSSKAPEAGGTWVTRDPQPRPTFRAIALRRDQTLLTLSSLSMLHAQGFLANVFTILAKYKISVDTITTSEVSIALTLDKTGSASSGVELLSPELLEELSQYCTVKVDTGLSLVALIGNDLHLASGVAKRIFDTLEGYNIRMISYGASTNNICMLSHSDKADDVVRSLHKSLFE from the coding sequence ATGTCTCATTTATCGGTAGCAAAATTTGGTGGTACATCCGTCGCGAACTATTCCGCTATGCAAGCTTGTGCCAAAATCGTCATTGCAGATCCTAATACTCGCGTTGTCGTGCTTTCTGCATCCGCTGGTGTCACAAACTTATTAGTTGCCTTAGCCAATGGTGTCGAAGCTGAAGAACGCGCAAAATTAATTGGTGAAGTTCGCCAAATTCAAGAAAACATTTTAAATGAATTAAAAGATGACAGCCGCATTCGTCCTATCATTGAAAAATACTTAGAAAATATTACCGCACTTTCTGAAGCAGCTAGCCTTGCAACATCACTTGCTTTAACTGATGAACTCATTAGTCATGGTGAAATGATGTCAACGCAAATTTTCATTGAAGTATTAAGAGAATTACAGACCTCTGCAACTTGGGTTGATGTACGTACTTTAGTCGCAACCAATGATAACTTTGGGAAAGCGGCACCCGATGATGCACAAACTCAAGCGAACTGCGATAATTTATTGAAACCATTAATCGATCGTGGAGAATTAGTCATCACTCAAGGCTTTATCGGTCGTGAACCTGGCGGTAAAACCACAACGTTAGGCCGTGGTGGTAGTGACTACTCTGCTGCACTTTTAGCAGAAGTATTAAACGCAAAAGATGTCTTAATTTGGACGGATGTGGCGGGTATTTATACGACCGATCCACGTATCGTACCAAATGCACAACGTATTGATACCATGAGCTTTGCTGAAGCGGCTGAAATGGCAACCTTTGGGGCGAAAGTATTACACCCTGCAACGTTACTTCCTGCTGTACGCAGTAATATCCCGGTTTATGTGGGTTCAAGTAAAGCACCAGAAGCTGGCGGTACTTGGGTAACACGTGATCCGCAACCTCGTCCAACATTCCGTGCCATTGCATTACGTCGCGATCAAACCCTATTAACGCTTTCAAGTCTCAGTATGTTACATGCACAAGGCTTCCTAGCGAATGTATTCACTATCTTAGCGAAATATAAAATTTCTGTGGATACGATCACAACCTCTGAAGTAAGCATTGCATTAACCTTAGATAAAACAGGTTCTGCTTCATCTGGTGTTGAATTACTTTCACCTGAATTACTAGAAGAATTAAGCCAATATTGTACCGTGAAAGTGGATACCGGCTTATCGCTTGTCGCATTAATTGGAAATGATTTACACCTCGCTTCAGGTGTGGCAAAACGTATTTTTGACACGCTTGAAGGCTATAACATTCGCATGATTAGCTATGGTGCAAGCACGAATAACATTTGTATGCTATCACATAGTGACAAAGCAGATGACGTGGTTCGTTCATTACACAAATCATTGTTTGAATAA
- the purA gene encoding adenylosuccinate synthase, with translation MGKSVVVLGAQWGDEGKGKIVDLLTDRVKYVVRYQGGHNAGHTLIINGEKTVLRLIPSGILRDNVTCLIGNGVVLSPAALMQEMGELESRGVKVRERLLISEACPLILPYHVAMDHAREAALGKKAIGTTGRGIGPAYEDKVARRGLRVGDLFNREAFAEKLKNILEYYNFQLVNYYKVEPVDYQKTLDDVFAVADIITGMVADITTILDTARKNGDNILFEGAQGTMLDIDHGTYPYVTSSNTTAGGVATGSGFGPRNLDYVLGIIKAYCTRVGGGPFTTELFDETGAEIARKGNEFGAVTGRPRRCGWFDAVAIRRAIQLNSISGFCMTKLDVLDGFDEVKICTAYKMPNGEIVEYAPLAAKDWEGVEPIYETLPGWKENTFGVTDVNKLPQTCRDYIKRIEEVTGVPVAILSTGPDRVQTMILRDPFAA, from the coding sequence ATGGGAAAAAGTGTTGTTGTTCTTGGCGCTCAGTGGGGCGATGAAGGGAAAGGCAAGATCGTTGATTTATTAACAGATCGCGTTAAATATGTGGTGCGTTACCAAGGTGGTCACAACGCAGGTCACACTTTAATTATTAATGGTGAAAAAACCGTATTACGCTTAATTCCATCAGGTATTTTACGTGATAACGTGACTTGTTTAATCGGTAACGGCGTTGTGCTTTCTCCTGCTGCATTAATGCAAGAAATGGGCGAATTAGAAAGCCGTGGCGTAAAAGTACGTGAACGTTTATTAATTTCAGAAGCTTGTCCATTAATCCTACCTTATCACGTTGCCATGGATCACGCGCGTGAAGCCGCATTAGGTAAAAAAGCCATTGGTACAACCGGTCGTGGTATCGGCCCAGCTTATGAAGATAAAGTGGCTCGTCGTGGTTTACGCGTGGGCGATTTATTCAATCGCGAAGCCTTTGCTGAGAAATTAAAAAATATCCTTGAATACTATAATTTCCAATTGGTGAACTACTACAAAGTAGAACCTGTTGATTATCAAAAAACATTAGACGATGTGTTCGCGGTAGCTGATATTATTACTGGCATGGTAGCAGATATCACAACTATTTTAGATACTGCTCGTAAAAATGGTGACAACATCCTATTCGAAGGTGCACAAGGCACCATGCTTGATATCGACCACGGCACCTATCCGTATGTAACCAGTTCGAACACCACAGCAGGCGGCGTAGCAACTGGTTCTGGTTTCGGACCTCGTAACCTTGATTATGTGTTAGGTATCATCAAAGCATACTGTACACGTGTTGGTGGCGGTCCATTCACCACTGAATTATTCGATGAAACTGGTGCTGAAATTGCCCGTAAAGGTAACGAATTTGGTGCAGTAACTGGTCGTCCTCGTCGTTGTGGTTGGTTTGATGCTGTAGCGATTCGCCGTGCGATTCAACTTAACTCAATTTCTGGTTTCTGTATGACCAAATTAGACGTATTAGATGGTTTCGATGAAGTGAAAATCTGTACAGCTTACAAAATGCCAAATGGTGAAATTGTTGAATACGCACCATTAGCAGCAAAAGATTGGGAAGGCGTAGAGCCAATTTACGAAACCTTACCTGGTTGGAAAGAAAACACCTTTGGTGTGACTGATGTAAATAAATTACCGCAAACTTGCCGTGATTACATCAAACGTATCGAAGAAGTAACTGGCGTGCCAGTCGCTATCCTTTCAACAGGTCCAGATCGTGTTCAAACAATGATTTTACGCGATCCATTTGCGGCCTAA
- a CDS encoding DUF484 family protein encodes MTEQDIADYLKNHPDFFTHRPELLQQLSIPHSHEEGTISLVEAQLAQQREQIKTLTQLLEKFHQLAHQEADIFFALLPLQKKLFQTEDFIAINEKLDDWAKDYELEGAKILLFTDSWQKKDIIPEQHWLDRKAFELIRLERMGLRQFYLGDLSNKEKALMFLPEELPIGSVAICRLGGTSQKPTALLLFKSRDTDRFHNDQDTTFLRHLVDIVELHLGRWI; translated from the coding sequence ATGACTGAACAAGATATTGCTGACTACCTAAAAAATCACCCTGATTTTTTTACCCATCGCCCTGAGCTACTTCAACAGCTTAGTATTCCGCATAGCCATGAAGAAGGGACGATTTCGTTAGTCGAAGCACAGCTTGCTCAGCAACGAGAACAAATCAAAACGCTTACTCAACTCCTCGAAAAATTTCATCAGCTTGCGCATCAAGAAGCAGACATTTTCTTTGCTCTCTTACCTTTGCAGAAAAAACTATTTCAAACAGAAGACTTTATAGCCATCAATGAAAAGCTTGATGACTGGGCAAAAGACTATGAACTAGAAGGTGCTAAAATCTTACTTTTCACTGACAGCTGGCAAAAAAAGGACATCATTCCTGAACAACATTGGCTAGATCGAAAAGCTTTTGAACTCATTCGACTAGAGCGTATGGGTTTACGCCAATTCTATTTAGGCGACCTCTCCAATAAAGAAAAAGCCCTCATGTTCCTTCCTGAAGAACTCCCTATCGGCTCTGTGGCGATTTGCCGTTTAGGTGGAACCTCTCAAAAACCAACCGCACTTTTACTCTTCAAATCTCGAGACACAGACCGTTTCCACAACGACCAAGACACCACATTCCTTCGACATTTAGTTGATATTGTGGAATTGCATTTGGGAAGATGGATTTAG